The window AGGGCTTGGCGCCAAAGGAGGACAAGTCGGAGTGGGAGGAGCTGCTGCTCTGCAACCCGTGCGGAATCTGGCTCTGCAAGTGCAAGGTCCACCGGCCGGCGGACCGATGGAACAAGGACCAGGAGCGGCTCGGCCAGGAGCGCCGTCGGAAGGGCACCGGCCGGAACACGTCTCGCCCCAAGAAGTCGCGCCCCAAGAGCGAGGCGCCGTCCGGATTGACGTCGGAGGCCTATCTGCCGACCGATCCTTGcggaccgccgccgcacaAGACGACGGAGCCCGCGCCCCCGCAGGCCAACGTGTCGTCGCGCCCGGGCAGCCAGCAGGATTCGCATGCACGAGCCCCGATGACGGTCGGTGGCGACGCTGAATCGCTTCCGGGATCGACGCACTCGCGCGGCAGCGGCACCGCCCAGAGCCCCGTGGATCTTTCattcgacgaggccgtcggcagcaccAAGAGGCTGCTGTTTCCGTCGCCGAAGAAAGACGGGCAGATGAAGTCGCTGGGCGGGATTGATGCGAACGTCGTGCAGGTCCCCGATGAGTTCCAGCCGCTCAAGGGATCCCTCGCGGCCGCGGGCGAGAAGGAGAACGCGCTCGCTCCGTTGCGGAagaacgacgaggacgacttCGAAGCTCTGTTCAGGAGCCCGGCTCTggccaggccgtcgacgccgccgcccaacgCCGAGCCCGAGGCGAATGCGGAGAATGTCGAGCGGTTcaagacgccgacgcgacGCACGCCGAGCCACAGGCCGATAACGAGGAGCGTGACGAGGAGCGTCTCGCGCTCGCTGCgcatggcggccgtcgtggcgtCCCCGAGCCAGCTGCTGGCCCAGCagacgccgacgaagacgccgcggttcggcctcggcgctcTGGGAAGCGTCGGGCCGCGGAGGAGCCCGCGCAATCTGGGCAACGAgctgtcgccgacgagccgcaACATCCACGAGGCCTTTGGCGGCTTCTCGGACGACATCAGCTTCGACATTCCCGACAACATGGATCTGAACCTCCTGCCGATGCTGGATCAGATGGACTCGGGCCTGAACTCGGACATGCTCATGTGCCTCGACCAATTCTTCAGCACCGACGCCCTCATGACGAGCTCGCCTACCCAGAGCAGGAcgcacgccggcctcgacggcaacggctcCCCAAGGAACTGGGCGCAGTGAAGCGAGGATGGCGTGGATGGAGACGCGGGCAAGCAAGGGGACGGAAGGAGGGATCGTCGTATGCGGACGCATTCATTGCGCCCGGCGACTGGGCTATGACTGATGACGAGCGTTTTTGCACATGCATAAGAGGAAGGGAGTTTTGTTGCCTTGCTTTCATTTCTGGCATGGCCTGCTTGTCTGTCCGTCGGGCGGTAGCAGGACGGATGGATACCCAATTATGATACCACGGAGAGGGGCGATCGATGTCATGCCTCCTCGATGGCCGGGCCCACGGCTCACGGATGGAGTACGAAGGCCAGCTAGATAATTTACCGGAGAATCTGGTAGAACAGTCGACCGAGGTTGTCTCCGCGACAAAGCTTCGAGGGTCAATACAATCAAGAGTCAGATAACACAGGATGCAATGCTGTAGAGTACGCCGGTGAAATGCTGCAGGCGCGCGTGCATTTACCATTCTTGAGAGCATCAGAAGCTTTGCAAAGCCAGGGGGGCGACCGGCTTCTTGCGGAGATGTTGACGAACCGGTTACGCCATGATGTAGTTCAGAGATAGTTAATACGGAGTTTGACGCTGTCGTTGAAGAAGCACAGAGGAAGTTCCAGCATACAGTATTTGTTGTATGCGTTGTCGGACCGGCCCCACTCGGCCAATGTTCCGAGGACAAAGACCAATGACAGCGAAGGGATGGCACCTAGGCACTTACGTGTGAAGGCTAGGCTATAATCGGCTAGACCGGGGAACGCGCCAGTTTAATTAGCTTGGGCAGATTACTGCCGCCAGACGCGTCCACCGCGTCTGCCGCAACTGATGCCTGGAAGTTCAGGCCTCTTTACCATCGGCAagcaaacgacgacgacgaggtctctctgcctctctcgCGCTGCTGCAGCATCACCAGCGATTTCTTAACTTTACACTGCGCAGCTGCCGCTACCCCTCTGCCACTGCGGCCGTGCTCGCGACGCCCACTGCCGACCATGGCGGACGCCGACATCCACGACCGCTTCTCGCCCAACAAACCCCTCGAGCCCGATGTCGTGGCTGAGCTGCGATCCATGATGCGTCTGCACGACCTCTCCGCCGAGGATCTCTACTTCAAATGGGAGTCGTACTGTATaaagctcgacctcgacgctcAGGACCTCCGGCTCAAGCACGTGCGCAACCTCAAGCAGAGCATACAGGATGCGCTCGAGAGGAACCACCGGCAGGCCCAGGTCAAATCCGAGCGCAAGGTGCAGGCAACGCCGAGAGCATCCGGCACCGACGTCTTCGGCATGCTCGAGGGCTTGGTGCCCagcacgccggcctcggggGGGAAGCTCGGCCGGGCCCCTGGCAGTGGGAGCACAATCAAACGGAGAACAGAGACGCCCCACGGCCTGGGAAGTTCTCCGGCCGGCGGCATGCGGGAACAGTTGAGGGCGATGAACGGTCAATCGTATGTACCCAAAAAGTTCTCGTCATCCGCCCGCGGCCATATGGCCGTTGTGGCCGGGGGGTGGGGGGCGGTATGAAGAGTGGGAGATGTTGCGAGCTAACAGCCGTGTCCTCTCAGTGCCACCTCCTTCAGCGACCGAGCAAACCCGGGCGAGGTCATCGAAGTCCTCAACGATAGCCTCCCGCCTCACGAACCGCCCATGGCGCCCTTCTCCGAGCCACGGATCAAGCTCACCGCCGCGTCGGACCAGAAGAAGATGGCATTCAAGCCGCTCGCCATGAAGCTCTCCGAGTCGAGCGAGATGCTCGACGACCGCATCGACGACTTCCTCAGCCTTGTTCAACAGCACCACAACCTCGAAGACTCGGCCTTTGGCAACGGCGCGAGCCAGGGCACGGCCgagatcgtcgtcgtcggccgcatcgccTCCGATTCCCTTGAGGGAAAATTGAACGCCGCCTCGCTCGTCATCGAGATGTCGCGACGGACCGGCATGGGCTTCCGCGTGCCGCTCAACATGAACAAGATACGCCAATGGGCCTTCTTCCCCGGGCAGATCGTTGCCCTCAAGGGCGTCAACCCGACGGGGAACGAGTTCGTCGTCCATGAGCAGCTGGAcgtgccgctgctgcccAGCGCTGCCtcaaccgccgccgcgctgCAGGGGCACCGTGAGAGGCTCATGGGgggggccgacgccgacgtcgacaccGAGCCCCGGCCGCTGAGCATTCTATTCGCCTCGGGTCCCTACACGGCAGACGACACACTCGACTTCGAGCCGCTCCACGCGCTCTGCAGCCAGGCAGCCGACAcgtacgccgacgccctcgtcctcaccGGCCCCTTTCTCGACATCGACCACCCACTCATCGCGACGGGCGACTTCGACCTACCGGACGAGGCCAACTACGACCCCGACACGGTGACGATGAACACCGTCTTCAAGCACCTCGTCGCtcccgccctcgtccggctTGCGGCCGCGAACCCGCAGATGACCATCGTTCTCGTCCCCTCGGTCCGCGACGTCCTTGACAAGCACGTTGCCTGGCCgcaggacgccgtcgtccgcaAGGAGCTCGGCCTGCCGAAGTCGGTGCGCTTCGTCACCAACCCGATGACTCTCTCCGTCAACGACATGGTTCTCGGCATCTCGAGCCAGGATATCCTCTACGAGCTGCGGGCCGAGGAGGTCGCCCAAGGCGTCGTCAGCGGCGAGCTCATGGGCCGTCTGGTCAggcacctcgtcgagcagcgcCACTACTTCCCGCTCTTCCCGCCCACCGACCGCGCGAGGCTGCCGAGGACAGGTACCGAGGACGGCAGGGCGACGGGTGCGATGCTGGATGTCGCGTACCTGAAGCTCGGCGAGATGGTCAACGTACGGCCCGACGTCATGATGATGCCGAGTGCACTGCCGCCGTTTGCAAGAGTAGGTGGAAAAGCCCAACGTCTGCCCGAAGACCCCCTCCTTTTTGGCCCTTCCTTTGCACACTCGAACCGGATAGGATTGCTGACGGGCTTTGTTTTTAGGTTGTCGAGAGCGTCCTCGCCATCAACCCGGGCCACTTGTCCAAGCGCAAGGGCGCGGGCACGTATGCCCGTATGACGTTGCATGCGCCCAAGACGAAGGGCACCGAGTCGGCCGATGGTATGGTGAGCCACCGGGTCTTCGACAGGGCGCGGGTGGAAATTGTGCGGATATGAAACGAAAGACGACATGACATGACACGACATAGCATAGCATAGAGCAGTATTAGGTGCAtatggacgaggaggagtgGTCTTGGAAGCCTGGGAATGCCATTGGACGGCGGGGTATCTCTTATTTGTTGTATTGTATTCGGAGCCAGTACGCATGCGCCGCAAAAGGGACGGACAAGACGGAGGAAGCAGAATCTAGCCGGCGTCACCTCTCCATGTCTGCATCCACCTTGCGCCtcttgtcggcgtcgtggcgaTCCGCATCCCCGTCTCGGGACGTGCTCCGCTTCCGACTCCTGCGATTGTCGTCGTGGCGCCGCCTCGGGGAGCGCGAGCGGGATCGCGTCCGtgatcggcggcggcggtagtcgtcgtcatctcgCGTGCGATAGCTgtctcctccgtctcctctGTCCCGCATGTCAGCACCCTTCCTTGGGCCCAGCGGGATCGCGTTGGCGCCGTTGGCACCCCTCTCGTCGGATCGGAaccggtcgtcgtcgggtcgGAACCGGTCGTCTCCGTCGAATTTACTGCTGCCAGTCCTgtcccctcgccgcccagagTCATCGTGCCTCTGCCCCCACTGACCAGTATCCTCCGACCTCATGTCCCTGTACTTGGTGGCGCCCTTGCGGCCGAGCTTGGTCATGTCCCTCCTCTGGAGGTACTCGGGCAGGGCCTCGCGGTTCCTCACATCGTCCTGTATGCGGCTGCCCATAATGTCCCgctgcagcaggccggcggcctcggtctcggccTGGAAGAAGGCGCCCTTGTGGTAGTACTTTTGCATGAAGCTCATCTTGCCCTTGGCATCCTTTTCGTCTCGCTGTTTCGCAAGgtgctcctcgtcctcggccgcccgctcctcggccgtgagATTGCGTCGCCgctcgacctcctcgagtTCCTTCTcacgctcctcgacggcggtgcgGGCGCGCTTGAGCCGCTTGAGCTCACGGACCCGCCACgcggcttcctcggcggccgggtCGAGTTCGTCGGTGGTGTCGACGTCGGATTCGGCattttcctcgtcgtcccagTGTTTCTTGCCagcggcgcgggcggcgaggtcctTTCGGatctgctcctcgacgaggtcgtccgtcgccttcttcttcgcctcctcctcggcctcgcgcgcagcctcgtcggcgtcttgcttggccgtcttggcccGCTGGCTCTTTGGTACGAACTTGGGCCGCATCATGagcttcctcggcgcctcctcctcgctgctgctgcttgccTCGTCCGACCcgctctcgtcctcctcgtcatcgtcatcgtccgaCCCGCCGctctcatcctcgtcctcggtgacGAAaccctgctcggcggcgagcctcTCTGCCCTCTGGGTGGCCTTCCTTCGCTCCGCTGCTTCCCTCTCGCGCTCGTTCTGCCGCGCATTGAGGTCGATGCGGTTGAGGTTGCTGATGATCTTGCCTGCACTCGCGGCcttgggtggtggtgggatcTTGGGCCCGGGCGCGACCGCCGTTTCACCGTCGTCGCTATCGGATTCTGAGGAAGATGAGGCGCCTGTGGCCTTTCCGGCACGGTGGCGAGCCGGCCGGATGGGGTTTGCCGTCATGCGTTTGGGAGGCATGTTGGGAGGCCGGTTCGAAGGTGTTGTTAATTGGAGAGTGAGCGGTTCGAGATGGCGCAGCTGAAAACAGCGGCGAGGGAACGTCGCTTACCCTATACCAACCCCCGGTTCGTGACTGATGGCCGCTTTCGATTGTGAAAATATTGTCAAAGGTCGTTTGACGGTGATCAAAGGATATTCGGATTTCTCGCGGCACTTATAGTATGCTGAGTACCTTTTTTCATTGTACTGCGAGTCCGAGGCATCATTTTGTGTTTTAGGCATTTACATCGAGTATTTGGCGGATAACTGTTTATTTACTTGCATccatacatgcatgtactatGTACCGACAGTGCACAGCTATTTGCCACACTGCCCCTCACACATGGCCATCCCCTCTCAGTTCAGGTCAGCTCATACTTACACTTTTGCATCTCAGTTGCATCATCCACGATCTAATTAACAATTGATCACACCCGGATCTCACCCGGCGAGGCATTGAAATGAGCCAAAGGACAGTGCTAGTGACGGGAGCCACGGGTCTTCTCGGCAGAGAAGTGGTGACCACCTTTCACCTTGGAGGATGGACTGTCAGAGGAACAGGTCACTCCCGCGCGGACGGAGTTGATGTCCTCAAAGTTGACATACAGAAGGAAAGGGAGGTAGCAAAGCTCCTAGATGAGACAAAGTCAGTACGAAATGCGAGGACACGACATGCAAGAGGATGCGCTGACAGGGTACTCGATCGCTGCAAGACCGGACGTCATTGTTCACTGTGAGGAGCCTCTCACTCCCGctcctcgagggcctcgaggccTTCTGGACGGCGAGATCTGACAGATTCCAGGTGCGGCCGAACGATTTC of the Drechmeria coniospora strain ARSEF 6962 chromosome 01, whole genome shotgun sequence genome contains:
- a CDS encoding hypothetical protein (related to microfibril-associated protein), producing MPPKRMTANPIRPARHRAGKATGASSSSESDSDDGETAVAPGPKIPPPPKAASAGKIISNLNRIDLNARQNEREREAAERRKATQRAERLAAEQGFVTEDEDESGGSDDDDDEEDESGSDEASSSSEEEAPRKLMMRPKFVPKSQRAKTAKQDADEAAREAEEEAKKKATDDLVEEQIRKDLAARAAGKKHWDDEENAESDVDTTDELDPAAEEAAWRVRELKRLKRARTAVEEREKELEEVERRRNLTAEERAAEDEEHLAKQRDEKDAKGKMSFMQKYYHKGAFFQAETEAAGLLQRDIMGSRIQDDVRNREALPEYLQRRDMTKLGRKGATKYRDMRSEDTGQWGQRHDDSGRRGDRTGSSKFDGDDRFRPDDDRFRSDERGANGANAIPLGPRKGADMRDRGDGGDSYRTRDDDDYRRRRSRTRSRSRSPRRRHDDNRRSRKRSTSRDGDADRHDADKRRKVDADMER